From the Microcoleus sp. bin38.metabat.b11b12b14.051 genome, one window contains:
- the ruvA gene encoding Holliday junction branch migration protein RuvA produces the protein MIGYLKGTVANIAKGSNRVMLTLEVNGIGYEIQILPRVTGQLPVSGEVAQIFTHQQVKEDQIVLYGFGSTAERDLFRQLTSVSGVGAQLAIALLDTLGMQDLVQAIVGGNTRILAKTPGVGTKTAERLALELKSKLSEWRQEAGLTTSVAAGVPAAIQEEVEMILLAMGYTPAEVLQALQTLSQDSNLSNKGNADDWIREAIAYLSR, from the coding sequence ATGATCGGCTATCTCAAAGGCACAGTCGCCAATATCGCCAAAGGCAGCAACCGCGTTATGCTGACTCTCGAAGTCAATGGAATTGGCTATGAAATCCAAATTTTGCCCCGCGTGACTGGTCAATTACCAGTATCCGGCGAAGTCGCCCAAATATTTACCCACCAGCAAGTTAAGGAAGACCAAATCGTATTGTACGGTTTTGGCAGCACGGCAGAACGCGATTTGTTTCGGCAGTTGACGAGTGTTAGCGGTGTGGGTGCTCAACTGGCGATCGCCCTTCTCGACACTCTAGGAATGCAAGATTTAGTTCAGGCGATCGTCGGCGGTAACACTCGCATCCTCGCCAAAACCCCCGGCGTGGGCACAAAAACCGCCGAACGCCTCGCCCTGGAACTCAAAAGCAAACTCTCGGAATGGAGACAGGAAGCTGGTTTGACAACTTCCGTCGCCGCCGGAGTTCCCGCAGCGATTCAAGAAGAAGTGGAGATGATTCTGCTGGCGATGGGATACACTCCGGCGGAAGTTTTGCAAGCGCTGCAAACTCTCAGTCAAGACAGTAACTTGTCAAACAAAGGTAATGCCGATGATTGGATACGCGAGGCGATCGCCTATTTAAGCCGATAA
- the rpsO gene encoding 30S ribosomal protein S15 has translation MALTQQRKQEIMGDFQTHETDTGSADVQIAMLSDRISKLSAHLKINQKDFASRRGLMMMISRRKRLLAYLQKENVDRYKALIARLGIRG, from the coding sequence ATGGCTCTTACACAACAGCGCAAACAAGAAATCATGGGCGATTTTCAAACCCATGAAACCGACACAGGTTCAGCAGATGTCCAAATCGCCATGCTGAGCGATCGCATCAGCAAACTCAGCGCCCACCTGAAAATCAACCAAAAAGACTTCGCCTCCCGGCGCGGTTTGATGATGATGATCAGCCGCCGCAAGCGCCTGCTGGCCTACCTGCAAAAGGAAAATGTCGATCGCTACAAAGCATTAATTGCCCGTTTAGGCATTCGCGGCTAA
- a CDS encoding PAM68 family protein — MSSEPPTQRLPFEPASNRKKTPKKPPETDAKLVTEEPKPDKQPKATKTGPQARSSKTDPQAQSIPEVVSKRMISRIAVFCGVPTILGISTFFISYLIVSKGLFDLPNTAVLLVSMGCFGLGVLGLSYGVLSASWDEDNSGSTLGWEEFNTNFGRMREAWRAGKPKS; from the coding sequence ATGTCCTCCGAACCACCCACCCAGCGCTTACCGTTTGAACCCGCCTCAAATCGGAAAAAAACGCCTAAAAAGCCCCCAGAAACCGACGCAAAGCTAGTCACAGAAGAACCAAAACCAGACAAGCAGCCCAAAGCCACAAAAACAGGCCCGCAGGCGCGATCGAGCAAAACAGACCCGCAGGCGCAATCCATCCCAGAAGTAGTCAGCAAACGCATGATATCCCGCATCGCGGTATTCTGCGGCGTACCGACAATCCTGGGAATTTCCACATTTTTTATCAGTTATTTGATCGTCAGCAAAGGCTTGTTTGACTTGCCCAACACAGCAGTATTGTTAGTAAGCATGGGCTGTTTTGGTCTAGGCGTACTGGGATTAAGCTACGGAGTTCTCTCGGCTTCTTGGGATGAAGACAATTCAGGAAGCACTCTGGGATGGGAAGAATTTAATACCAATTTTGGACGGATGCGAGAAGCGTGGCGCGCCGGTAAACCAAAAAGTTAG